One region of Blattabacterium cuenoti genomic DNA includes:
- a CDS encoding enolase C-terminal domain-like protein — MKIFIFKKKFIFKNKIYNSNKIFRYSIIWYIILKNNNKIGIGECNPILDKLALKNLKKFENELYIVSNKIIFNKMKIFYYYKYINYSSILFGLEQAFLSLKNKFIILYNSEFTKGWKGVPINDLIWLNAWKKHDIIKKIENKIFEGFLFIKIKINIKLIYYQCKILEYINKKYPFVKIRIDANGCFNNKNIALYYINNILYKFHIIHSIEQPILSGNWKEMYEICKKSKLPIALDEELEGIKKLEDKKKLLDFIKPNYIVIKPSVNGGFYESEEWIFEAKKRNIKWWISSSLESNIGINAIAQWSFMMNKKYKKIITHGLNTSFLYTKNFNIPIKIIKGHIWYNIPSIQSNKKNIIKSFFSNIKCG; from the coding sequence ATGAAAATTTTTATTTTTAAAAAAAAATTTATTTTTAAAAATAAAATATATAATTCTAATAAAATATTTAGATATTCTATTATTTGGTATATCATATTAAAAAATAATAATAAAATAGGTATAGGAGAATGTAATCCTATATTAGATAAATTAGCTTTAAAAAATTTGAAAAAATTTGAAAATGAATTATATATTGTTTCTAATAAAATTATTTTTAATAAAATGAAAATATTTTATTATTATAAATATATTAATTATTCATCTATTTTATTTGGATTAGAACAAGCTTTTTTAAGCTTAAAAAATAAATTTATTATATTATATAATTCAGAATTTACTAAAGGATGGAAAGGAGTTCCTATAAATGATTTAATATGGTTAAATGCATGGAAAAAACATGATATAATAAAAAAAATAGAAAATAAAATTTTTGAAGGATTTTTATTTATAAAAATTAAAATTAATATAAAATTAATTTATTATCAATGTAAAATTTTAGAATATATTAATAAAAAATATCCATTTGTAAAAATACGAATTGATGCAAATGGTTGTTTTAATAATAAAAACATAGCTTTATATTATATAAATAATATATTATATAAATTTCATATAATTCATTCAATAGAACAACCTATATTATCTGGAAATTGGAAAGAAATGTATGAAATATGTAAAAAATCTAAACTACCTATAGCATTAGATGAAGAATTAGAAGGAATTAAAAAATTAGAGGATAAAAAAAAATTATTAGATTTTATTAAACCTAATTATATAGTAATTAAACCTAGTGTAAATGGAGGTTTTTATGAATCAGAAGAATGGATTTTTGAAGCAAAAAAAAGAAATATAAAATGGTGGATTAGTTCTTCTTTAGAAAGTAATATAGGAATTAATGCCATTGCTCAATGGTCTTTTATGATGAATAAAAAATATAAAAAAATTATTACTCATGGTTTGAATACTAGTTTTTTATATACTAAAAATTTTAATATTCCTATAAAAATAATAAAAGGACATATTTGGTATAATATACCTTCTATTCAATCTAATAAAAAAAATATTATTAAATCTTTTTTTTCCAATATAAAATGTGGTTAG
- a CDS encoding AMP-binding protein, with translation MWLDFSYKKIFSSKKLYSSFWKRKIFSFLEEWYNKNTLLTIYTSGTTGVPKKIFVKKQHMYEKAIQSVEFLKIKKKKIIGLLCLSTDFIAAKMFLVRAIIFKWKIYCVPPSSNPLKNVKYNFDIVSMVPIQVFFSFKHLKNVKILLIGGCSISNFLEKKLQNITTICYDTYGMTETLGHIALKKINGLNKSIFYKSFKDVHLSIDKRNCLGIFSKSMNFFIQTNDIVHMISKDRFRWIGRYDHIINSGGIKVVPELIEKDINPFIPCNKRFFISSIPDKILGEKIVLVIEGDFFPLTIPKFIFNGEKKFYKPKKVFFISHFTKNLLEKFNRKKIIKQINKN, from the coding sequence ATGTGGTTAGATTTTTCTTATAAAAAAATATTTTCTTCTAAAAAACTTTATTCATCTTTTTGGAAAAGAAAAATTTTTTCTTTTTTAGAAGAATGGTATAATAAAAATACATTATTAACGATTTATACTTCTGGAACAACAGGTGTTCCTAAAAAAATTTTCGTAAAAAAACAACATATGTATGAAAAAGCTATACAATCTGTAGAATTTTTAAAAATAAAAAAAAAAAAAATTATAGGTTTATTATGTTTATCTACAGATTTTATAGCAGCTAAAATGTTTTTAGTTAGAGCTATTATTTTTAAATGGAAAATATATTGCGTTCCTCCATCATCTAATCCTTTAAAAAATGTCAAATATAATTTTGATATAGTATCTATGGTCCCTATTCAAGTTTTTTTTAGTTTTAAACATTTAAAAAATGTTAAAATTCTTTTAATAGGAGGATGTTCTATTTCTAATTTTTTAGAAAAAAAACTGCAGAATATAACAACTATTTGTTATGATACTTATGGTATGACAGAAACTTTAGGTCATATAGCATTAAAAAAAATTAATGGATTAAATAAAAGCATTTTTTATAAATCATTTAAAGATGTTCATCTTAGTATAGATAAAAGAAATTGTTTAGGAATTTTTTCAAAAAGTATGAATTTTTTTATACAAACAAATGATATTGTTCATATGATATCTAAAGATAGATTTAGATGGATAGGTAGATATGATCATATTATTAATAGTGGAGGTATTAAAGTTGTTCCTGAATTAATAGAAAAAGATATAAATCCATTTATTCCTTGTAATAAACGATTTTTTATTTCTTCAATTCCTGATAAAATTTTAGGAGAAAAAATAGTATTAGTTATTGAAGGAGATTTTTTTCCATTAACAATACCAAAATTTATTTTTAATGGAGAAAAAAAATTTTATAAACCAAAAAAAGTTTTTTTTATTTCTCATTTTACTAAAAATTTATTAGAAAAATTTAATAGAAAAAAAATTATAAAACAAATAAATAAAAATTAA
- a CDS encoding NADP-dependent isocitrate dehydrogenase, translating into MIHKIKVTNPIVEIDGDEMAKVIWKYIKKYFINPYLDIKIIYFDLGIENRNITNDQITIDAAYAIKKYNVGIKCATITPDDNRMKEFSLKKKWKSPNGTIRNIINGTVFREPIIVKNIPRFIPGWKKPICIARHAYADQYDAKDFIVEEKGKLYILFIPDNNKNNTKKFKIHHFLSPGIAMGMYNTYQSIYEFSRSCFNYAIYKKYPLFLSTKNTILKEYDGKYKDIFQNLYDTEFKSKFDELNITYEHCLIDDMIAKTIKSKGGFIWACKNYDGDVQSDCIAQGFGSLGMMSSILITSDGKTLESEAAHGTITRHYRLHQKGKKTSTNPIASIFSWTRGLKHRAFLDKNINLNFFSEKIEESCIDFIESGKMTKDLCQLVYGDKSNNYLDTETFLKELKKNFDEKMHKKNIF; encoded by the coding sequence ATGATACATAAAATAAAAGTAACTAATCCTATAGTAGAAATAGATGGAGATGAAATGGCTAAAGTAATATGGAAATATATTAAAAAATATTTTATTAATCCTTATTTAGATATAAAAATTATTTATTTTGATTTGGGAATAGAAAATAGAAATATAACCAATGATCAAATTACTATAGATGCTGCTTATGCAATAAAAAAATATAATGTAGGAATAAAATGCGCTACAATAACTCCTGATGATAATAGAATGAAAGAATTTTCTTTAAAAAAGAAATGGAAATCTCCAAATGGAACAATTAGAAATATTATTAATGGAACTGTATTTAGAGAACCTATTATCGTAAAAAATATACCTCGTTTTATTCCAGGTTGGAAAAAACCTATTTGTATAGCTCGTCATGCTTACGCAGATCAATATGATGCAAAAGATTTTATTGTTGAGGAAAAAGGAAAATTATATATTTTATTTATACCAGATAATAATAAAAATAATACAAAAAAATTTAAAATACATCATTTTTTAAGTCCAGGAATTGCTATGGGGATGTATAATACATATCAATCTATATATGAATTTTCTCGTTCTTGTTTTAATTATGCTATATATAAAAAATATCCACTTTTTTTATCTACAAAAAATACTATTTTAAAAGAATATGACGGAAAATATAAAGATATTTTTCAAAACTTATATGATACTGAATTTAAATCAAAATTTGATGAGTTAAATATAACTTATGAACATTGTTTAATAGACGATATGATTGCAAAAACTATCAAATCAAAAGGAGGTTTTATATGGGCATGTAAAAATTATGATGGAGATGTTCAATCAGACTGTATAGCTCAAGGTTTCGGTTCATTAGGAATGATGTCTTCTATTTTAATCACTTCAGATGGTAAAACATTAGAATCTGAAGCTGCTCATGGAACTATAACTAGACATTATAGATTACATCAAAAAGGTAAAAAAACTTCTACTAATCCAATAGCTTCTATTTTTTCTTGGACTCGTGGTCTTAAACATCGTGCTTTTTTAGACAAAAATATAAATTTAAATTTTTTTTCAGAAAAAATAGAAGAATCTTGTATAGACTTTATAGAATCTGGAAAAATGACAAAAGATCTATGTCAACTAGTTTATGGAGATAAATCTAATAATTATTTAGATACTGAAACTTTTCTTAAAGAATTAAAAAAAAATTTTGATGAAAAAATGCATAAAAAAAATATATTTTAA
- a CDS encoding metal-dependent hydrolase: MKITYLTHSTCILKIHEKYLLIDPFLSKNSFFNKKFLFNDYINKYIKKIDYILLTHAHYDHVCDVELFSRKFNNVLIISNYEISNFFEKKGIKTCAINYGSFVSFSFGKLKYIWAAHSSIFNNGIYGGNPGGFLIHTDEGNIYISGDTSLIYEMKLVPIFGKLKLSILPIGGRFTMDIEEAIIASEFLQCEKILGVHYNTFEAIKIDKEKAIKSFYDKNKNLILLDMGKSLYI, encoded by the coding sequence ATGAAAATAACTTATCTTACTCATAGCACATGTATATTAAAAATACATGAAAAATATTTATTAATAGATCCTTTTCTTTCTAAAAATTCTTTTTTTAATAAGAAATTTTTATTTAATGATTATATTAATAAATATATAAAAAAAATAGATTATATATTATTAACACATGCTCATTATGATCATGTATGTGATGTTGAATTATTTTCACGTAAATTTAATAATGTTTTAATTATTTCTAATTATGAAATATCAAATTTTTTTGAAAAAAAAGGAATAAAAACATGTGCAATTAATTATGGTTCTTTTGTTTCATTTTCATTTGGAAAATTAAAATATATATGGGCAGCTCATTCTAGTATTTTTAATAATGGAATTTATGGAGGTAATCCTGGAGGTTTTCTTATACATACAGATGAAGGAAATATATATATTTCAGGTGATACATCCCTTATATATGAAATGAAACTTGTACCAATTTTCGGTAAATTAAAACTTTCAATTTTACCTATAGGAGGTAGATTTACTATGGATATAGAAGAAGCTATAATTGCTTCAGAATTTTTACAATGTGAAAAAATATTAGGTGTTCATTATAATACTTTTGAAGCTATTAAAATTGATAAAGAAAAAGCAATAAAATCTTTTTATGATAAAAATAAAAATTTAATTTTATTAGATATGGGAAAGAGTTTATATATATGA
- a CDS encoding serine O-acetyltransferase — protein MFDLSFFKKISKNNKKDLFLNKKKLKNFLEGLFHILFTPDKQILNNIFLFKENYENLQNILYEIFIELNISKKNSSIFSKIFFKEVPNIYQTLIIDANAILESDPAATIIEEIFLSYPGFFATALYRIAHQLDIQKIPVIPRLITEYAHSKTGVDIHASAKIGKAFSIDHGTGIVIGSSTNIGNKVKLYQGVTLGAIFVDKKLSNKKRHPTIEDRVTIYAGATILGGDTVIGHDSVIGGNVWITKSISPFSIVYQKSEIKMRNNSPFPDPINFMI, from the coding sequence ATGTTTGATTTATCTTTTTTTAAAAAAATATCTAAAAATAATAAAAAAGATCTTTTTCTTAATAAAAAAAAATTAAAAAATTTTTTAGAAGGATTATTTCATATATTATTTACACCTGATAAACAGATTTTAAATAATATATTTCTTTTTAAAGAAAATTATGAAAATTTACAAAATATTTTATATGAAATTTTTATAGAATTAAATATTTCAAAAAAAAATTCAAGTATTTTTTCTAAAATTTTTTTTAAAGAAGTACCTAATATTTATCAAACATTAATAATAGATGCTAATGCTATATTGGAATCTGATCCTGCTGCAACAATTATAGAAGAAATATTTTTATCTTATCCTGGTTTTTTTGCTACGGCATTATATAGAATAGCTCATCAACTTGATATTCAAAAAATTCCAGTTATTCCTAGATTAATTACAGAATATGCACATAGTAAAACAGGTGTTGATATACATGCTTCAGCAAAAATAGGAAAAGCTTTTTCTATAGATCATGGTACAGGTATAGTTATAGGTTCCAGTACTAATATAGGTAATAAAGTAAAATTATATCAAGGAGTAACTTTAGGTGCTATTTTTGTAGATAAAAAACTTTCTAATAAAAAACGTCATCCTACTATAGAAGATAGAGTTACCATTTATGCAGGAGCAACTATATTAGGAGGAGATACTGTTATAGGTCATGATAGTGTTATTGGAGGGAATGTATGGATAACTAAAAGTATATCTCCTTTTTCTATAGTATATCAAAAAAGTGAAATAAAAATGAGAAATAATAGTCCATTTCCTGATCCTATTAATTTTATGATATAA
- the menA gene encoding 1,4-dihydroxy-2-naphthoate octaprenyltransferase: MKLKYWIYAMRLHTLPLSITGITLSFLISKFRGFEEYIVYILCLITALFLQILANISNDYGDNIRGLYNFNSFGSNKRVQCSFISFLKIKKGIYLFSILSFISGLFLIYKTISINDIFIFFLYFLGIFICIYSSIFYSIGSKPYGYKTGISDLLVLFFFGIISVQGSYFLYTHTLKIDIFLLSLSIGLLNVAVLNINNIRDIDNDYKHGKYTMAVWLGIKYAKIYHIFIIFLSVFFGGMFIFLNQIKNIQWYFFIFFIFFIILHIKNIIIIKDNKLFNLELKKLIFITFLYGLSTGISFFL, translated from the coding sequence ATGAAATTAAAATATTGGATTTATGCAATGCGTTTGCATACTTTACCTTTATCTATTACTGGAATAACTTTAAGTTTTCTTATATCTAAATTTAGAGGATTTGAAGAATATATAGTATATATATTATGTTTAATTACGGCTTTATTTTTACAAATATTAGCAAATATATCAAATGATTATGGAGATAATATAAGAGGATTATATAATTTTAATAGTTTTGGATCAAATAAAAGAGTTCAATGTAGTTTTATTTCATTTTTAAAAATAAAAAAAGGTATTTATTTATTTTCTATTTTATCTTTTATTTCTGGATTATTTTTAATTTATAAAACTATTTCAATAAATGATATTTTTATTTTTTTTTTATATTTTTTAGGAATTTTTATATGTATATATTCTTCTATTTTTTATTCTATAGGATCTAAACCATATGGATATAAAACAGGAATAAGTGATTTATTAGTATTATTTTTTTTTGGAATTATTTCAGTTCAAGGTAGTTATTTTTTATATACTCATACTTTAAAAATAGATATATTTTTATTGTCTTTATCTATTGGTTTATTAAATGTAGCAGTTTTAAATATTAATAATATAAGAGATATTGATAACGATTATAAACATGGAAAATATACTATGGCAGTGTGGTTAGGTATTAAATATGCAAAAATATATCATATTTTTATTATATTTTTATCTGTATTTTTTGGAGGTATGTTTATATTTTTAAATCAAATAAAAAATATACAATGGTATTTTTTTATATTTTTTATTTTTTTTATAATATTACATATTAAAAATATAATTATTATAAAAGATAATAAATTATTTAATTTAGAATTAAAAAAATTAATTTTTATTACTTTTTTATATGGATTAAGTACTGGTATTAGCTTTTTTTTATAA